In Chiloscyllium punctatum isolate Juve2018m chromosome 8, sChiPun1.3, whole genome shotgun sequence, a single window of DNA contains:
- the LOC140480874 gene encoding leucine-rich repeat-containing protein 14-like isoform X2, which produces MHSLVFFCAQKVISDYASTRKALDYIPREIYPVLFKAAFLDIRTLVLRDVVQRWPFGVLNFSTILKKCKHCDRDVIREKPNKQCLQAVIMGVKDYLLNELRQSRSASNRKHRLLRVVDLTGLQDDGDRQDADTIGQWSRTVALAKACIDISRTSRRDEYSSSKRRKGRSGTALDANCENQLCVELHANLFITSNSYTTVKDALQIGKSSPLCLKCRDLRAEELSAKKTVSILELLDPVVLRKIELRYNNLGLAGLNTLFPYFPLFGNLSSLRLPYSNIDVRHMTPEMEESFQSMVSMLGQLPNVKELNLASSRLSGRIRELLNVLQKSLESLELAYCYLLPADATYLANSHHAPYLKKLDLSGNNLSDVLLGPFCQILQHSSTSLVYLDIMECRVMDRQLTTFLPALGLCSQLQYFSCFCNPISSQGLKALLHTAVQLPVLKVVVHPIPVDCYEEGLPWPPSTYDLIDYSIDQEKLSRVDAELNEIRLKAVRTDILTTVELYNDFSLDILQLY; this is translated from the exons ATGCATTCTCTGGTGTTCTTTTGCGCGCAGAAAGTGATCTCTGACTATGCCTCGACTCGTAAAGCCTTGGACTATATCCCCCGTGAAATCTACCCGGTGCTGTTTAAAGCTGCCTTTTTGGACATCCGGACGCTGGTGCTGCGTGATGTGGTGCAGAGGTGGCCCTTTGGTGTTCTCAACTTCTCCACCATCCTGAAGAAGTGCAAACACTGTGACCGGGACGTGATCCGAGAGAAGCCCAACAAGCAGTGCTTGCAGGCAGTGATAATGGGAGTGAAGGATTATCTACTGAATGAGTTACGCCAGAGCCGCTCTGCTTCCAACAG GAAACACCGATTGCTCCGTGTTGTGGATCTCACAGGACTTCAAGATGATGGAGACAGGCAAGATGCAGATACCATTGGCCAGTGGTCCCGAACTGTGGCTTTGGCCAAGGCTTGCATTGATATATCCCGGACCAGCAGGAGGGATGAATACAGCTCATCTAAAAGGAGGAAGGGCAGAAGTGGTACTGCCTTGGATGCAAACTGTGAAAACCAGCTGTGCGTAGAATTACACGCCAATCTTTTCATCACCAGTAACTCTTACACTACGgtaaaagatgcactgcaaatCGGCAAGTCCTCTCCCTTGTGTTTGAAATGTCGGGACCTTCGAGCAGAGGAGTTATCTGCAAAGAAGACCGTCAGTATCCTGGAGCTCCTGGACCCAGTGGTTCTCCGGAAGATTGAGTTGCGTTACAATAACCTGGGCCTCGCTGGGCTCAACACGCTGTTCCCTTACTTCCCCTTGTTTGGCAATCTGAGCAGCCTGAGACTTCCCTACAGTAACATCGATGTGAGGCACATGACTCCTGAGATGGAAGAGTCCTTCCAGAGCATGGTTTCAATGTTAGGCCAGCTGCCTAATGTGAAGGAGTTGAACCTGGCGTCGTCCAGACTATCTGGACGCATCCGCGAGCTGCTGAA tgttttgcaGAAATCCTTGGAAAGCCTGGAACTCGCTTACTGTTACCTTCTCCCAGCGGATGCTACCTACCTGGCTAACAGCCATCACGCCCCTTACCTGAAGAAGCTGGATCTGAGCGGCAACAACCTCTCCGACGTCCTGCTGGGCCCTTTCTGCCAGATCCTGCAGCACTCCTCGACCTCGCTGGTCTACCTGGACATCATGGAGTGCAGGGTGATGGACAGGCAGctaaccaccttcctgcctgccctCGGCCTGTGTTCTCAGCTGCAGTATTTCAGCTGCTTCTGTAACCCGATTTCCAGCCAGGGCCTCAAGGCCTTGCTTCACACTGCAGTGCAGCTTCCGGTCCTGAAAGTCGTCGTGCACCCTATCCCAGTCGACTGCTATGAAGAAGGGCTCCCCTGGCCCCCATCTACATATGACCTTATTGACTATAGTATCGATCAGGAGAAGCTCAGTCGGGTTGATGCAGAACTGAACGAGATACGGTTGAAGGCAGTGAGAACAGATATTCTTACAACAGTTGAATTATACAACGACTTCTCACTCGACATATTGCAGTTGTACTGA
- the LOC140480874 gene encoding leucine-rich repeat-containing protein 14-like isoform X1, which translates to MHSLVFFCAQKVISDYASTRKALDYIPREIYPVLFKAAFLDIRTLVLRDVVQRWPFGVLNFSTILKKCKHCDRDVIREKPNKQCLQAVIMGVKDYLLNELRQSRSASNRKTKASTSQDSIKLRKHRLLRVVDLTGLQDDGDRQDADTIGQWSRTVALAKACIDISRTSRRDEYSSSKRRKGRSGTALDANCENQLCVELHANLFITSNSYTTVKDALQIGKSSPLCLKCRDLRAEELSAKKTVSILELLDPVVLRKIELRYNNLGLAGLNTLFPYFPLFGNLSSLRLPYSNIDVRHMTPEMEESFQSMVSMLGQLPNVKELNLASSRLSGRIRELLNVLQKSLESLELAYCYLLPADATYLANSHHAPYLKKLDLSGNNLSDVLLGPFCQILQHSSTSLVYLDIMECRVMDRQLTTFLPALGLCSQLQYFSCFCNPISSQGLKALLHTAVQLPVLKVVVHPIPVDCYEEGLPWPPSTYDLIDYSIDQEKLSRVDAELNEIRLKAVRTDILTTVELYNDFSLDILQLY; encoded by the exons ATGCATTCTCTGGTGTTCTTTTGCGCGCAGAAAGTGATCTCTGACTATGCCTCGACTCGTAAAGCCTTGGACTATATCCCCCGTGAAATCTACCCGGTGCTGTTTAAAGCTGCCTTTTTGGACATCCGGACGCTGGTGCTGCGTGATGTGGTGCAGAGGTGGCCCTTTGGTGTTCTCAACTTCTCCACCATCCTGAAGAAGTGCAAACACTGTGACCGGGACGTGATCCGAGAGAAGCCCAACAAGCAGTGCTTGCAGGCAGTGATAATGGGAGTGAAGGATTATCTACTGAATGAGTTACGCCAGAGCCGCTCTGCTTCCAACAG AAAAACAAAAGCATCAACATCACAGGACAGTATCAAGCTTAG GAAACACCGATTGCTCCGTGTTGTGGATCTCACAGGACTTCAAGATGATGGAGACAGGCAAGATGCAGATACCATTGGCCAGTGGTCCCGAACTGTGGCTTTGGCCAAGGCTTGCATTGATATATCCCGGACCAGCAGGAGGGATGAATACAGCTCATCTAAAAGGAGGAAGGGCAGAAGTGGTACTGCCTTGGATGCAAACTGTGAAAACCAGCTGTGCGTAGAATTACACGCCAATCTTTTCATCACCAGTAACTCTTACACTACGgtaaaagatgcactgcaaatCGGCAAGTCCTCTCCCTTGTGTTTGAAATGTCGGGACCTTCGAGCAGAGGAGTTATCTGCAAAGAAGACCGTCAGTATCCTGGAGCTCCTGGACCCAGTGGTTCTCCGGAAGATTGAGTTGCGTTACAATAACCTGGGCCTCGCTGGGCTCAACACGCTGTTCCCTTACTTCCCCTTGTTTGGCAATCTGAGCAGCCTGAGACTTCCCTACAGTAACATCGATGTGAGGCACATGACTCCTGAGATGGAAGAGTCCTTCCAGAGCATGGTTTCAATGTTAGGCCAGCTGCCTAATGTGAAGGAGTTGAACCTGGCGTCGTCCAGACTATCTGGACGCATCCGCGAGCTGCTGAA tgttttgcaGAAATCCTTGGAAAGCCTGGAACTCGCTTACTGTTACCTTCTCCCAGCGGATGCTACCTACCTGGCTAACAGCCATCACGCCCCTTACCTGAAGAAGCTGGATCTGAGCGGCAACAACCTCTCCGACGTCCTGCTGGGCCCTTTCTGCCAGATCCTGCAGCACTCCTCGACCTCGCTGGTCTACCTGGACATCATGGAGTGCAGGGTGATGGACAGGCAGctaaccaccttcctgcctgccctCGGCCTGTGTTCTCAGCTGCAGTATTTCAGCTGCTTCTGTAACCCGATTTCCAGCCAGGGCCTCAAGGCCTTGCTTCACACTGCAGTGCAGCTTCCGGTCCTGAAAGTCGTCGTGCACCCTATCCCAGTCGACTGCTATGAAGAAGGGCTCCCCTGGCCCCCATCTACATATGACCTTATTGACTATAGTATCGATCAGGAGAAGCTCAGTCGGGTTGATGCAGAACTGAACGAGATACGGTTGAAGGCAGTGAGAACAGATATTCTTACAACAGTTGAATTATACAACGACTTCTCACTCGACATATTGCAGTTGTACTGA